In Natronococcus occultus SP4, the following proteins share a genomic window:
- a CDS encoding cupredoxin domain-containing protein, translating to MTRPTRRTTLKAIGSTVLVTATAGCFGSNGDDDEASDDEDEDVDGYEIDPGTTILFDGRTSGWVGIEPEAIADEQNPTLILQAGEEYEIGWTEGDGTRHNIEIWDENGDVVEDYETDLTDDPGDDQLLSITATEEMAAYRCRPHGSMEGEIRVE from the coding sequence ATGACGCGACCGACACGACGAACGACGTTGAAAGCGATCGGCAGCACCGTCCTCGTGACGGCGACTGCGGGCTGTTTCGGCTCGAACGGTGACGACGACGAAGCGAGCGACGACGAGGACGAGGACGTCGACGGCTACGAGATCGATCCCGGAACGACGATCCTGTTCGACGGACGAACGAGCGGCTGGGTCGGGATCGAGCCCGAGGCGATTGCGGACGAACAGAACCCGACGCTGATCCTGCAGGCGGGCGAGGAGTACGAGATCGGCTGGACGGAAGGTGACGGCACCAGACACAACATCGAGATCTGGGACGAAAACGGCGACGTCGTCGAGGACTACGAGACCGACCTCACCGACGACCCCGGCGACGACCAGCTCCTCTCGATCACCGCGACCGAGGAGATGGCTGCCTACCGCTGTCGACCCCACGGCAGCATGGAAGGCGAGATTCGCGTCGAGTAG
- a CDS encoding mechanosensitive ion channel family protein, translating into MAAVPSSASLPLGLTLQPDGVEWIQETYLDAFGAQLFATILLVLLVLLGATSASRVYDAIRSRYGPKLGEIVSILILGVVVAVVVYSFSAIWGVLFVLEFTLESATIDRWEAAQQIITLGIAITAYLAIRFVNRSIDTLAETSAVTKHQSEVAHHVADVTIIAAAATVILSLWGINLTNIFLGAGAITAIVALTARETLAAMLAGFVLLFSRPFHVGDWIEVNETGGIVTDVTIFTTKIQTFDDKHVLVPNDEVTSSQLTNYSRNNQLRVEVEVGIDYDADVRRAREIIVDAVEDCEIVKDSPNPQVITKAFGDSSILLECHVWIGNPTKRRTHDARTAVIESVADALDREGISIPYPHRVHSPRGEGFRVESAPREEAGISTTDD; encoded by the coding sequence ATGGCCGCCGTCCCCTCCAGCGCGTCGCTGCCGCTCGGTTTAACGCTCCAGCCCGACGGCGTCGAGTGGATCCAGGAGACGTATCTCGACGCGTTCGGTGCTCAGCTGTTCGCGACGATCCTGCTGGTACTGCTGGTCCTGCTCGGCGCCACGAGCGCCTCCAGGGTCTACGACGCGATCCGCAGTCGGTACGGGCCGAAGCTCGGCGAGATCGTCTCGATCCTCATCCTGGGGGTCGTCGTCGCCGTCGTCGTCTACAGCTTCAGCGCGATCTGGGGCGTGTTGTTCGTCCTCGAGTTTACCCTCGAGTCCGCGACGATCGACCGGTGGGAGGCCGCCCAGCAGATCATCACGCTCGGGATCGCCATCACCGCCTATCTGGCGATCCGCTTTGTCAACCGGTCGATCGACACGCTCGCGGAGACGAGCGCGGTCACGAAACACCAGAGCGAGGTCGCCCACCACGTCGCCGACGTCACGATCATCGCTGCGGCGGCGACGGTGATCCTCTCGCTGTGGGGGATCAACCTCACGAACATCTTCCTCGGGGCGGGCGCGATCACGGCGATCGTCGCGCTAACCGCCCGTGAGACGCTGGCAGCGATGCTCGCGGGGTTCGTCCTGTTGTTCTCCCGGCCGTTCCACGTCGGCGACTGGATCGAGGTCAACGAGACGGGCGGGATCGTCACCGACGTCACGATCTTCACGACCAAGATCCAGACCTTCGACGACAAGCACGTGCTGGTCCCCAACGACGAGGTGACGAGCAGCCAGCTGACGAACTACTCGCGGAACAACCAGCTCCGGGTCGAGGTCGAGGTCGGTATCGACTACGACGCCGACGTGAGACGGGCCCGAGAGATCATCGTCGACGCCGTCGAGGACTGCGAGATCGTCAAGGACTCCCCGAACCCACAGGTGATCACGAAAGCCTTCGGCGACTCGTCGATCCTGCTCGAGTGTCACGTCTGGATCGGTAACCCGACGAAACGCCGGACCCACGACGCCAGGACGGCGGTCATCGAGTCCGTCGCGGACGCGCTCGACCGGGAAGGAATCTCGATCCCCTACCCACACCGGGTCCACTCCCCGCGGGGTGAGGGATTCCGCGTCGAGAGTGCGCCCCGCGAGGAGGCCGGGATTTCGACGACCGACGACTGA